A stretch of Calditrichota bacterium DNA encodes these proteins:
- a CDS encoding sodium:solute symporter family protein, with translation MIYLIVIIVYFALLFGVGLFFSFRVKNQDDFMVAGRKLTWPILVGTLLATWIGSGDIFSVSDLSYHHGYSSLLGSAGGWLGIIVVFFIAGRVRTFGQYTVPDILEVRYNKWARLLATLTTIIAYVTIVSYQFRGGGWVLNIISNGMFSPDTHYQISLFGDKFFLPIIQSGQIPMQTAMLLVAFFVVLYTLTAGMMSVAYLDIINGMMIILGVFLAIPFLIHHVGGMEYIEANLPARRNPILGNMTTIQALGYFIPTLLLALGNGNMYQRFYSAKNPGEAKKSVVGWVIGVIVIGVALQSLAVIGSSFFKNLSPTEAGKIIVLVAYQGVPVAVGCILIAAIVAIIISTANSFLLVPATNIMRDIYQRFIDPNISDKKMVLFLRIAVIFLGVAAYLLMQFFPRILDAAYAAYTIYGAGLTPALLATFFWKRATAHAGVASILTGMGITVIWEIARKIQGDLLFGVPAIYPALVGSVFMLVVISLLENPPQEKKWQPFFSD, from the coding sequence ATGATTTATCTCATTGTAATAATTGTTTATTTTGCTCTTCTTTTTGGCGTGGGACTTTTTTTCTCATTTCGAGTGAAGAACCAGGATGATTTTATGGTTGCCGGAAGAAAACTGACTTGGCCGATTTTGGTCGGTACGCTTTTGGCTACCTGGATTGGTTCAGGCGATATTTTCAGCGTTTCGGATTTGAGTTATCATCACGGTTATTCCTCTTTGCTTGGCAGCGCAGGCGGCTGGTTGGGAATAATTGTTGTTTTTTTTATCGCCGGACGAGTGCGAACATTCGGGCAATACACAGTGCCGGACATCCTCGAAGTGCGCTACAATAAATGGGCACGATTGTTAGCCACTTTGACGACCATTATCGCTTATGTTACTATCGTCAGTTACCAATTTCGCGGAGGCGGCTGGGTTCTCAATATTATTTCCAACGGTATGTTCAGCCCGGATACCCACTACCAAATTTCACTTTTCGGAGATAAATTTTTTCTGCCGATCATTCAGTCCGGCCAAATTCCCATGCAAACCGCCATGCTTCTGGTGGCATTTTTTGTTGTTTTGTACACACTGACAGCGGGAATGATGTCGGTGGCTTATCTTGATATTATTAATGGGATGATGATTATCTTGGGCGTCTTTTTGGCGATTCCGTTTCTCATTCACCATGTCGGTGGCATGGAATACATCGAGGCAAATTTACCGGCGCGGCGGAATCCGATTTTGGGCAACATGACGACGATTCAGGCGTTGGGATATTTTATTCCCACGCTATTGCTGGCGTTGGGAAACGGGAACATGTATCAGCGCTTTTATTCGGCAAAAAATCCCGGGGAAGCCAAAAAATCTGTTGTTGGCTGGGTGATTGGCGTGATTGTCATCGGCGTCGCGCTACAAAGTCTGGCGGTGATTGGAAGCAGTTTTTTCAAAAATTTATCTCCCACTGAGGCGGGAAAGATCATTGTTCTCGTGGCATATCAGGGAGTTCCGGTAGCGGTAGGCTGCATTTTAATCGCGGCAATTGTCGCCATTATCATTTCTACGGCTAACAGTTTTTTGCTCGTGCCGGCGACCAACATCATGCGCGATATTTACCAGCGCTTTATTGATCCGAATATCAGCGATAAAAAAATGGTGCTTTTTTTGCGCATTGCAGTCATTTTTTTGGGCGTCGCCGCTTACTTGCTCATGCAATTTTTCCCGCGAATTTTGGACGCCGCTTATGCCGCGTACACGATTTACGGCGCCGGCTTAACGCCAGCGTTGTTGGCGACATTTTTCTGGAAGCGCGCTACGGCGCACGCCGGCGTGGCTTCGATTTTGACGGGCATGGGGATTACCGTTATTTGGGAAATTGCCCGAAAAATTCAAGGCGATCTGCTTTTTGGCGTGCCGGCAATTTATCCGGCGCTCGTCGGGTCTGTGTTCATGCTGGTCGTCATTAGTTTGCTGGAAAATCCGCCGCAAGAAAAAAAGTGGCAGCCATTTTTCAGCGACTAG